In Candidatus Glassbacteria bacterium, a single window of DNA contains:
- the bshC gene encoding bacillithiol biosynthesis cysteine-adding enzyme BshC has translation MSLQGIEFEYLKLHTNALTADYLAGSKPAIEFYGGPPDRDSRIGEVAAEVDKRLDRQRAARVLEAQRCFKLMPNGRELLDEFVEHDGFIVCSGQQPVLFGGPLYVLYKCASAVAAAAACRKLLDRPVLPVFWNASEDHDLAEASSVKLPDTANELRTLSLPAAGDNYRPLCQLPLGDNLAEARAQLGESLPDTDFRSGIFALLDSTFDSSHDFGHAFGELLAGLFSGHGLFVVDACSPEIRRGAKKLFEQEIFDSAASAGEFALSSRALEGAGYHVQVKPRDDDTGLFVLRDRRRVKLQHGESGFRLKGRDESIGEAELRRMLEETPELFSPGVRMRPLVEAELFGTLCYLAGPGEMAYYAQLQPLYSLRGLTMPVIRPRLSGILLEAKIARVLEKYGLDTGALEQGVDSLAEQLLERDSRWRELTDAVDGLRGTLRQGIQQVAGLLEQTDPTMKGPLKSTSGAISGSLDKFQGKLTQAAKRRNETMLGQLRKAGVHLWPGGGRQEREISWLYYLVRYGDGLIDWLIERAAAG, from the coding sequence ATGAGTTTGCAGGGCATTGAGTTTGAATATCTAAAGTTGCACACGAATGCGCTCACCGCCGATTACCTGGCCGGATCAAAACCGGCGATAGAGTTTTACGGAGGTCCGCCGGACCGCGATTCTCGAATCGGTGAAGTGGCCGCCGAGGTCGACAAACGGCTTGACCGCCAGCGTGCGGCCCGCGTGCTGGAAGCCCAGCGCTGTTTCAAACTGATGCCGAACGGGCGGGAGTTGCTGGACGAGTTCGTGGAGCACGACGGTTTTATCGTCTGCTCGGGGCAGCAGCCGGTACTCTTCGGCGGTCCGTTGTACGTGCTCTACAAGTGCGCCAGCGCGGTCGCCGCCGCCGCCGCCTGCCGGAAACTGCTGGACCGGCCCGTGCTGCCTGTATTCTGGAATGCCAGCGAGGACCATGACCTGGCCGAGGCGTCCTCGGTCAAACTCCCGGATACCGCCAACGAGCTCCGTACCCTGAGCTTACCGGCCGCTGGTGATAATTACCGCCCGCTGTGCCAGCTTCCCCTGGGCGATAACCTGGCGGAGGCCCGTGCGCAGCTCGGGGAGTCCCTGCCGGATACCGATTTCCGCTCCGGAATCTTCGCCCTGCTGGACTCGACATTCGACAGCAGCCACGATTTCGGTCATGCGTTCGGCGAACTGCTGGCCGGACTGTTCTCGGGCCACGGGTTGTTTGTCGTCGATGCTTGCAGTCCGGAAATCCGCCGCGGCGCAAAAAAATTGTTCGAGCAGGAAATTTTCGATTCCGCGGCCAGCGCCGGAGAGTTTGCTCTCTCGAGCAGGGCGCTGGAGGGGGCCGGCTACCATGTGCAGGTCAAACCCCGGGACGATGACACCGGGCTGTTCGTGCTGCGCGACCGGCGCCGGGTGAAACTCCAGCACGGCGAAAGCGGATTCAGGCTGAAAGGCCGGGACGAAAGCATCGGTGAGGCGGAACTGCGCCGGATGCTGGAGGAGACTCCCGAACTGTTCAGTCCCGGTGTGAGGATGAGGCCCCTGGTCGAGGCGGAGCTGTTCGGCACGCTGTGCTACCTGGCCGGGCCGGGCGAGATGGCCTATTATGCGCAGCTTCAGCCGCTTTACAGCCTGCGGGGCCTGACCATGCCGGTAATCAGGCCCCGTCTTTCGGGTATCCTGCTGGAAGCCAAGATCGCCAGAGTGCTTGAGAAATACGGTCTCGACACCGGGGCTCTGGAGCAGGGGGTTGACAGCTTGGCGGAGCAGCTGCTGGAGCGCGACAGCCGGTGGCGCGAACTGACCGACGCGGTGGACGGCCTTCGCGGCACGCTCCGGCAGGGCATCCAGCAGGTAGCCGGCCTCCTCGAACAAACCGACCCCACGATGAAAGGACCTCTCAAGAGCACGAGCGGCGCGATATCCGGCAGCCTCGATAAATTCCAGGGCAAACTGACCCAGGCCGCCAAGCGCCGTAACGAAACCATGCTGGGCCAGCTGCGCAAGGCCGGGGTCCATCTCTGGCCCGGCGGCGGCCGTCAGGAACGGGAAATCTCCTGGCTGTACTACCTCGTGCGCTACGGCGACGGGCTGATCGACTGGCTGATCGAGCGGGCCGCGGCCGGATAG